One Aegilops tauschii subsp. strangulata cultivar AL8/78 chromosome 7, Aet v6.0, whole genome shotgun sequence genomic window carries:
- the LOC141027737 gene encoding uncharacterized protein: protein MQYEVRYVAISTYHHDYLGVKMTKEDARRMGITLERDEFLKVLPNWCYGKDESWAALVDLWCDEAGAWAAMRVKNKANRGKEGVHAQGNRNHYLHKAVNAWEIAHTRKDPKPGEPKYYGKKTAHRKKAYSDGYLALHPDPIAADLDERGWWAWG from the exons atgcagtacgaggtgcgctatgtggccatctcgacataccatcacgactatcttggtgtgaagatgaccaaGGAAGACGCGCGGAGGATGGGCATTACCTTGGAGAGGGACGAGTTCTTGAAG GTGTTACCAAATTGGTGTTATGGAAAAGACGAGTCCTGGGCGGCATTGGTGGATCTTTGGTGTGATGAGGCTGGAGCCTGGGCGGCTATGAGAGTCAAAAACAAGGCTAAccgagggaaggagggagtacatgctcagggaaaccgaaaccactatctccacaaggcagttaat GCGTGGGAGATCGCCCATACGCGGAAGGACCCCAAGCCTGGCGAGCCCAAGTACTACGGCAAGAAGACCGCGCATAGGAAGAAGGCCTACTCCGATGGGTATCTGGCGTTACATCCTGACCCCATTGCGGCGGATCTGGACGAAAGGGGGTGGTGGGCATGGGGCTGA